From a single Plasmodium yoelii strain 17X genome assembly, chromosome: 9 genomic region:
- a CDS encoding nucleic acid binding protein, putative has translation MDMNFGFGNDYFFDQGNRSTDKEEGDEINKIESNDIGKGNVKIDEEKELPKELCAPVTIKLLLNKMMNNENFEIHNFQISGIIIFGKITNVKELASAIIFEICDYTGTIEAKYNKDAKNDKIKNHIENLKVNDHVKIVGGVYSPESKTEQVQISISYINKMDDWVSYFSYFTSEIIYCYLKLLKLKNINISNGINNQEKPWSHINLDSYYNQMDEIDSDIIKYLHTTTEKYANQEDIFNNLRKYHSEMNIKKSLTKLIEQYDLAQYEDIISIP, from the coding sequence ATGGATATGAACTTTGGATTTGgaaatgattatttttttgatcaAGGAAATAGATCAACAGACAAAGAAGAAGgtgatgaaataaataaaattgaatcAAATGATATTGGAAAAggaaatgtaaaaatagatgaagaaaaagaaCTTCCTAAAGAACTTTGTGCACCTGTaacaattaaattattattaaataaaatgatgaataatgaaaattttgaaattcataattttcaaataagtggaattattatatttggtAAAATAACTAATGTTAAAGAATTGGCTAGTGCAataatttttgaaatatGTGATTATACAGGTACTATAGAagcaaaatataataaagatgcaaaaaatgataaaataaaaaatcatatagaaaatttaaaagtTAATGATCATGTTAAGATTGTTGGTGGTGTTTATTCTCCTGAAAGTAAAACAGAACAAGTTCAAATAAgtatatcatatataaataaaatggatGATTGGGTAtcttatttttcatattttacatctgaaattatatattgttatttaaaattattaaaattaaaaaatattaatatatcaaATGGAATAAATAATCAAGAAAAACCATGGTCACATATCAATTTAGATTCTTATTATAATCAAATGGATGAAATAGATTcagatattataaaatatttacatacaACTACtgaaaaatatgcaaatCAAGAagacatttttaataatcttAGAAAATATCATTCtgaaatgaatataaaaaaatctCTTACTAAGCTTATTGAACAATATGATTTAGCGCAATATGAAGATATCATAAGTATTCCATAA
- a CDS encoding ubiquitin-like protein, putative: MLGPSTDKESQEKIIDYEKINLSEYNYVINNSDHSDEEEDDDDDISDNNYKNDIKTDYNSLNNNAKYKSYMNSKVSFPDSNGKDNTIDHINKKIENAQNVNESIKGCEENRMSDVKDIDNTLKSESITSIHNNKNNLINNNIVKDEKGRNSQGDNEHQQPDFGSYIYVRIKTNNSNNNVYKCKIEKNISIKKLKNSLKEIINDNNDYRIIYRGRLLKDMEILSKYNIMFNDVLYAIKLNKKRNENDVALDSGITSSQLSTIGDEYNDLGKMGQNDNISKLISSMFDNSDFLKSIMNSNKQLQKLREKNSELNHMLNDSQTLKQSFEMIKNPSLMKELMRNTDRAISNIEAIPGGFNTLRRMYHNIQEPMYASVEMSNEKNQNTIKEYDLNSSSPPTTEAFPNPWASKENNSQKNINMENRLNKYLLPDSNMFNDNGEIIPINKIGNKYKGTKGKLIPINNTNDNNGIENGKIPSNDLFRSNLFDMLLKYKNPVNAIGNNTDPQNPLLSSGAASNVAINNNNNKTNGGTNSGTNGGTNGGTNGGTNKRFENSAMNIFGNNGNLFDPNLMNSLLGNDISMNNGLLNSNLFNSLMGQNPNNENSNVLNMFNQMMSNLNKNMNMNNNVNNGNLGNEMLNNLNILNFQNNRLNSLFNHNVNVSNKHVNNNDNNSVIKNVNINEEKKDGNLSADIQNREEQHNTDIINPELDLKKQKDDKIDLNNEGKDKTVTSNNLNKHDEQERLIALYQDQLTSLELMGFTDINKCIKSLVQANGNIERAIDLLLSDINANRN, encoded by the coding sequence ATGTTAGGACCATCGACCGATAAGGAATCGCAAGAGAAGATTATtgattatgaaaaaattaatcttAGTGAATACAACtatgttataaataattcTGATCATTCAGATGAAGAAGaggatgatgatgatgatatatctgacaataattataaaaatgatataaaaacaGATTATAATAGCctaaataataatgcaaaatataaatcttATATGAATTCAAAAGTATCTTTTCCAGATAGCAATGGAAAGGACAATACTATtgatcatataaataaaaaaattgaaaatgcACAAAATGTAAATGAATCAATAAAAGGATGTGAAGAAAATCGAATGAGCGATGTTAAAGACATTGATAACACCCTGAAAAGTGAGTCTATCACATCtattcataataataaaaataatttaatcaataataatattgtaaAGGATGAAAAAGGCAGGAATTCCCAAGGGGATAATGAACACCAACAACCTGACTTTGGatcttatatttatgttagaataaaaacaaacaattctaataataatgtttataaatgtaaaatcgaaaaaaatataagtataaaaaaattaaaaaatagtttaaaagaaataataaatgataataatgattatagaattatatatagaggaagattattaaaagatatggaaatattatcaaaatataatataatgtttAATGATGTATTATAtgcaataaaattaaataaaaaaaggaatgAAAATGATGTTGCATTGGATTCTGGTATAACAAGTTCACAATTAAGTACTATAGGAGATGAATATAATGATTTAGGAAAAATGGgacaaaatgataatatatcaaaattaaTTTCATCGATGTTTGATAATAGTGATTTCCTTAAATCAATAATGAATTCAAATAAACAACttcaaaaattaagagaaaaaaattcTGAATTAAATCATATGTTAAATGATTCACAAACATTAAAGCAGTCCTTTGAAATGATTAAAAATCCATCACTTATGAAAGAACTTATGCGAAATACTGATCGAGCTATTAGTAATATTGAAGCTATACCTGGTGGTTTTAATACATTAAGAAGAATGTATCATAATATACAAGAGCCGATGTATGCATCTGTAGAAATGTctaatgaaaaaaatcaaaatacaATTAAAGAATATGATTTGAATTCTTCCTCTCCTCCTACTACAGAAGCATTTCCAAATCCATGGGCTtctaaagaaaataattcacaaaaaaatataaacatggAAAAtagattaaataaatatttacttCCAGAtagtaatatgtttaatgaTAATGGAGAAATTATTCCGATTAATAAAATCggaaacaaatataaaggAACCAAAGGTAAGTTAATTCCAATTAATAATactaatgataataatggaaTTGAAAATGGGAAAATTCCAAGCAATGATCTTTTTAGAAGTAATCTTTTTGACATGctgttaaaatataaaaacccTGTAAATGCTATTGGAAATAATACCGACCCCCAAAACCCATTGCTATCGAGCGGTGCGGCTAGCAATGTAGCtatcaataataataataataaaacgaATGGCGGAACGAATAGCGGAACGAATGGCGGAACGAATGGCGGAACGAATGGCGGAACGAATAAACGTTTTGAAAATAGCGCTATGAATATTTTTGGGAATAATGGAAATTTGTTTGATCCCAATTTAATGAATAGTTTATTGGGAAATGACATTTCAATGAATAACGGACTTTTAAATTCTAACTTATTTAACAGTTTGATGGGTCAAAACCCgaataatgaaaattcaaatgtattaaatatgtttaacCAGATGATGTCaaatttaaacaaaaatatgaacatgaataataatgtaaataatgGTAATTTAGGAAATGAAATgttaaataatttgaatatattaaatttccaaaataatagattaaattcattatttaatcATAATGTAAATGTGTCGAATAAacatgttaataataatgacaataattcagtcataaaaaatgttaatataaatgaagaaaaGAAAGATGGAAATTTATCTGCTGATATACAAAATCGTGAAGAACAACATAATACCGATATAATAAACCCTGAacttgatttaaaaaaacagaaagatgataaaattgatttaaataatgaaggAAAAGATAAAACTGTCACTTCtaataatttgaataaacATGATGAACAAGAGCGTCTTATTGCTTTATATCAGGATCAATTAACTTCGTTAGAATTGATGGGATTTacagatataaataaatgcaTAAAATCATTGGTTCAAGCAAATGGAAATATTGAAAGAGCCATTGATTTACTCTTAAGCGATATAAATGCAAATAGAAACTAA
- a CDS encoding erythrocyte membrane protein, translated as MEFPKLETDDNGKLENEDLINSFFGKIQFDNNTNKLDRLKIYSISTETDSRKHSKQLQNGNMFEKLPYSVSYINGNEKINNYKFKNMLINNQTNNTDNNAALYINNNPIKTNESKNRNNTFPFQNDNINDVIYDENKTCIENMSIFINNKNKSKIDEDNNILFCQKLKNYDNNLQIDEKNIISNKQNESRNSYINHDNIYVPNGYNEIEKKIKSIAFINNLNKYNYEFNENNIFNKSNNTLKMGSESKYNNNNNINYDYENISKKIDAMENIETIPSYNNSQEINKTFHPNNLSYIINKDIQTTSENCLKQSGSSLNNFNEIRDNNFSDFFIQNTKQNLNQKHEYIFNNNILYDNDEANNGFETNNGFETNKGFKCKKDETSIKGNNRNELNEDLNEYLENVIGQSYFYDLKKNKIVCIDEQEHDSIISFENEKNESNLSYDFNSNFNNNSVNPNIVNPNFMNNDKQRGQDVDVKDININMKLLKTILSTEYKNMDNLFDQCNYDSHNPGNNTSSEMFTSKQDANNKIYDEQTFPKSKKSILEQQYLENFIFNELMKYAEIGKEEITESELSKINSEHNQFTSLNIKPSEPNNDSIMTFSNERDNKNILDNETEKFNNFLEYNEQDVRQTRFENSLRNVNVNENEKIEWEKNQGFNTFCNANETDEPNFINHKNEPNFINHKNEPNFINHKNEPNFINHKNQNEENGEKSFICNNYISGEMNNNNGNNNSNSNNNNNSNSNNMCTHENKVAKFTLIVNVPPNTTRKDLMAVFSKYGNVNLTMVVCDKQSRHPNKEWTATSGYAFVRFSTNIEAQRTLNAAISGQIRIKGSRVRATWAKKDSYSKKKKEFNLKIPFSVVITNAEGFICCICKNYLSYEPILFPCCYISSCSDCFQNYIIKEMNQQNIKCPNCSLFIIDPIIKLDQNSKGILTLLYKIYYNIKVKCVYQNCKWIGFHHQYFSHIFTCNFNAV; from the coding sequence ATGGAGTTTCCAAAATTAGAAACAGATGATAATGGAAAACTGGAAAATGAAGATCTTATAAATAGCTTTTTTGGGAAAATAcaatttgataataatacaaataaattagatagattaaaaatatatagtatatcAACCGAAACAGATTCACGTAAACATTCGAAGCAGTTACAAAATGGAAACATGTTTGAAAAATTACCATATTCAGTGTCATATATAAATGGcaacgaaaaaataaataattataaatttaaaaatatgttaatcAATAACCAAACAAACAATACAGATAATAATGCAGCATTGTACATAAACAATAATCcaattaaaacaaatgaatctaaaaatagaaataacACATTTCCTTTTCAAAacgataatataaatgatgtAATATATGATGAAAACAAAACATGTATAGAAAATAtgtctatttttattaataataaaaataaaagtaaaatagATGAAGataataacattttattttgtcaAAAGTTGAAgaattatgataataatttacaaatagatgaaaaaaatataatatcaaatAAACAAAACGAATCTAGAAATAGCTATATTAAtcatgataatatatatgtaccaaatggatataatgaaatagaaaaaaaaataaaaagtattgcatttataaataatttaaataaatataattatgaatttaatgaaaataatatttttaataaatcaaataatacattaaaaaTGGGTTCTgaatcaaaatataataataataataatatcaattatgattatgaaaatatatcaaaaaaaatagatgcaatggaaaatatagaaacaataccatcatataataattcacAAGAAATAAACAAAACATTTCATCCTAataatttatcatatataataaataaagatattcAAACAACATCTGAAAATTGTCTAAAACAATCTGGTTCCTCATTAAATAACTTTAACGAAATAcgtgataataattttagcGATTTTTTTATCCAAAATACAAAACAAAATTTGAATCAAAAacatgaatatatttttaataataatattttatatgacaATGATGAAGCAAACAACGGGTTCGAAACAAACAACGGGTTCGAAACAAATAAAGGGTTCAAATGTAAAAAAGACGAAACATCGATAAAAGGAAATAATAGAAATGAACTAAACGAAGATCTAAATGAATATTTGGAAAATGTAATAGGACAAAgctatttttatgatttaaaaaaaaataaaattgtatgtaTTGATGAGCAAGAACATGATTCTATTATTAGttttgaaaatgaaaaaaatgaatctaATTTATCATATGATTTTAATagtaattttaataataattctgTGAATCCAAATATTGTGAATCCCAATTTTATGAATAATGACAAACAACGTGGGCAAGATGTAGATGTAAAAGatataaacataaatatgAAACTTTTGAAAACTATATTGTCAacagaatataaaaatatggataattTGTTTGATCAATGTAATTATGATTCACATAATCCTGGAAATAATACGAGTTCAGAAATGTTTACATCTAAACAAGATGCAAAcaacaaaatatatgatgAACAAACATTTccaaaatcaaaaaaaagtatTCTAGAACAAcaatatttagaaaattttattttcaatgaATTAATGAAATATGCAGAAATAGGGAAAGAAGAAATAACTGAAAGTGAACTATCCAAAATTAATAGCGAACATAATCAATTTACatctttaaatataaaacctAGTGAACCAAATAATGATTCTATTATGACATTTTCGAATGAAAGAGATAACAAAAATATCTTAGATAATGAAACAGAAAAGTTCAATAATTTTTTGGAATATAATGAACAAGATGTTAGACAAACTCGTTTTGAAAATAGTTTAAGAAATGTAAAtgtaaatgaaaatgaaaaaatagaatGGGAAAAGAATCAAGGATTTAACACTTTCTGCAATGCTAATGAAACAGACGAACCCAATTTcataaatcataaaaatgaacCCAATTTcataaatcataaaaatgaacCAAATTTcataaatcataaaaatgaacCAAATTTcataaatcataaaaatcaaaatgaagaaaatggagaaaaatcatttatatgtaataattacATAAGTGGGGAAATGAATAATAACAATGGTAacaataatagtaatagcaacaataacaataatagtaatagtaaCAATATGTGCACGCATGAAAATAAAGTAGCCAAATTTACTTTAATAGTAAATGTCCCACCAAATACTACTCGAAAAGATTTAATGGCTGTATTTAGCAAATATGGAAATGTAAATTTAACTATGGTTGTTTGTGATAAGCAATCAAGACATCCTAATAAAGAATGGACAGCAACATCAGGATATGCTTTTGTTCGTTTTTCAACAAATATTGAAGCACAAAGAACATTAAATGCTGCAATTTCAGGACAGATACGAATTAAAGGGAGTCGAGTTAGAGCTACTTGGGCAAAAAAAGATtcatattcaaaaaaaaaaaaagaatttaatttaaaaattccATTTTCAGTAGTTATTACTAATGCAGAAGGATTCATATGTTGCATctgtaaaaattatttatccTATGAACCCATATTATTTCCTTGTTGTTATATATCTTCTTGTTCAGATTGTTTTCAAAATTACAttataaaagaaatgaatcagcaaaatattaaatgtcCTAATTGTTCATTATTCATTATAGATCCTATTATTAAACTTGATCAAAATTCAAAAGGAATTTTAACTttgttatataaaatatattataatattaaagtAAAATGTGTATATCAAAATTGTAAATGGATTGGTTTTCATCATCAATATTTTTCTCATATATTTACTTGTAATTTTAATGCAGTTTag
- a CDS encoding T-complex protein 1 subunit alpha, putative — translation MSLSIYGNRENGQDVRTANVTAVQALSNILKSSLGPQGLDKMLVDNIGDVTITNDGATILKQLEIQHPAAKILVNLSELQDQEVGDGTTSVVLLASELLRRGNELIKMDIHPTTVICGYKLAMKESVKYIKEKLSERVTNLGKDVIINIAKTTLSSKFISYESEYFAKMVANAIQSVKIINDSGKTKYPVSSVNILKVHGLSSLDSKLIDGYAIMTGRASQSMPSAIKNAKIAFLDFPLKQYRLHLGVQVNINDPNELEKIRQREKDITKERVNKILESGANVILTTQGIDDMPLKYFVEAGAIAVRRVKKDDLKRIAKLTNGQIRLTLSSIDGTEKFEPASLGYCDEVYEEKVGDWDVMFFKGCKNSKSNTILLRGANDFVLDEMERSIHDALCSVSRALESNYVVVGGGCVEVALSVYLEDFAKTLGSREQLAIAEFAESLLIIPKILALNASYDSIDLVCKLRAYHTKSQVMNTDEPKDYRWYGLDLVNGKVVNNLKNGVLEAMISKIKSIRFATEATITILRIDDLIKLVPEEPKQEEP, via the exons ATGTCTTTGAGTATTTATGGAAATCGTGAAAATGGTCAAGATGTAAGAACAGCAAATG TAACTGCGGTTCAAGCTctttcaaatattttaaaatcaaGTTTAGGACCACAAGGATTAGATAAAATGTTAGTAGACAATATTGGAGATGTTACGATAACAAATGATGGTGcaactattttaaaacaattagaAATTCAACACCCAGCTGCAAAGATATTAGTAAATTTATCTGAACTACAAGATCAAGAAGTAGGAGATGGTACAACATCAGTAGTATTATTAGCATCTGAATTATTAAGAAGAGGAAATGAACtcataaaaatggatatccATCCAACTACAGTTATATGTGGTTATAAACTAGCCATGAAAGAAtctgtaaaatatataaaagaaaaattaagtGAAAGAGTTACAAATTTAGGAAAAGatgttataataaatatagcaAAAACAACTTTATCTTCTAAATTTATTAGTTATGAATCAGAATATTTTGCTAAAATGGTTGCTAACGCTATTCAATctgtaaaaattattaacgaTTCAGGTAAAACAAAATATCCTGTTTCATCagttaatatattaaaagttcATGGTTTAAGTTCTTTAGATTCAAAATTAATAGATGGTTATGCAATTATGACTGGAAGAGCTTCTCAATCAATGCCTTCTGctataaaaaatgcaaagaTTGCTTTCTTAGATTTTCCATTAAAACAATATAGATTACATCTAGGTGTTCAGGTAAATATAAACGATCCAAATGAATTAGAAAAAATCAGACAAAGAGAAAAAGACATAACAAAAGAAAgagttaataaaatattagagTCAGGTGCAAATGTTATATTAACAACACAAGGAATAGATGATATGccattaaaatattttgttgaAGCTGGAGCAATAGCAGTTAGAAGAGTAAAAAAAGATGATTTAAAAAGAATAGCCAAATTAACAAATGGTCAAATACGTTTAACATTATCATCTATTGATGGAACAGAAAAATTTGAACCCGCATCTTTAGGTTATTGTGATGAAGTTTATGAAGAAAAAGTTGGTGATTGGGATGTTATGTTTTTTAAAGGATGTAAAAATTCGAAATCTAATACGATATTATTAAGGGGTGCAAATGATTTTGTTTTGGATGAAATGGAAAGATCTATACATGACGCATTGTGTTCAGTTAGTAGAGCATTAGAAAGCAATTATGTAGTTGTAGGAGGTGGATGTGTAGAAGTTGCATTATCTGTATATCTAGAAGATTTTGCAAAAACATTGGGTTCAAGAGAGCAGCTAGCTATTGCTGAATTTGCAGAATCATTGTTAATAATACCTAAAATATTAGcattaaatgcatcatatgaTTCAATAGATTTAGTTTGTAAATTAAGAGCCTATCATACTAAATCTCAAGTTATGAACACTGATGAACCAAAAGATTATAGATGGTATGGTTTAGATTTAGTAAATGGAAAAgttgtaaataatttaaaaaatggggTTCTAGAAGCTATGATTagcaaaataaaatcaaTCAGATTTGCAACAGAAGCAACAATTACAATACTAAGAATTGATGATTTGATAAAGTTGGTTCCTGAAGAACCTAAACAAGAAGAACCTTAA